The window ACCACGCCGAAGCCGTCGGAGACGAATGCCCCGTCGTCGCCGACCAACTCGACCAGAGCCTTCGCCAAGGCCAGCCGCTCGCCGTCGTCCTTACTGGTCTCCCGCGGGTCGAAACGGATGTTCTCCAGCAACAGGACGTCACCGTCGGTCAGACCCTCGGCCCGCGCCAGTGCGTCGGTGCCGACTACATCACTGGCCAGCTGCACGTGCCGGCCCAGCTTCTCGCCCAGGGCGGCCGCGACCGGCGCCAGCGAGAACTTCGGGTCTGGGCCGCCCTTGGGCCGGCCCAGGTGCGCGGTCACCACGACCTTGGCGCCGGCGTCGGCGAGCGCCTTGAGCGTCGGCACCGAGGCGATGATGCGACCCGGGTCGGTGATGGCGCCGTCGTCGAGCGGGACGTTGAGGTCGGAGCGCACCAGGACACCCCGACCTTCCACACCCTCATCCAGCAGGTCGGCGAGAGACTTGACCGCCATCGCCGTTACAGCGACTTGCCGACCAGGCCGACCAGGTCGACGAGCCGGTTGGAGTAGCCCCACTCGTTGTCGTACCACGACACGGCCTTGGCCTGATTGCCGATGACCTTGGTCAGGCCGGCGTCGAAGATCGAGCTGTGCGGGTCGGTGACGATGTCGGTGGACACGATCGGGGCGTCGTAGTACTTCAAGATGCCCTTGAGCTTGCCCTCAGCGGCCGCCTTCATCGCGGCGTTGATGTCGGCGGCGCTGGCCTCTTTGCTCAGCTCCACGGTCAGGTCGGTGCACGAGCCGGTGGGGATCGGCACGCGCAGCGCGAAACCGTCGAGCTTGCCCTTCAATTCGGGGAGCACCAGGCCGATGGCCTTGGCGGCTCCGGTCGATGTGGGCACGATGTTGAGCGCGGCGGCACGGGCGCGACGCAGGTCCTTGTGCGGGCCGTCCTGCAGATTCTGGTCCTGGGTGTAGGCGTGCACGGTGGTCATCAGACCCGTGACGATGCCGAACTCGTCGTTGAGCACCTTGGCGAACGGGCCGAGGCAGTTCGTGGTGCACGAGGCGTTGGAGATGATGTTCTGGCTGCCGTCGTACTTGTCGTCGTTGACGCCCATCACGATCGTGATGTCCTCGTCGGTGGCCGGCGCGGAGATGATGACCTTCTTCGCGCCTGCGTCCAGGTGGCCCTTGGCCTTGCCGGCGGCGGTGAAGATGCCGGTGGACTCGACGACCACGTCGACGCCCAGGTCGCCCCAGGGAAGAGCCGCGGGCCCCTCTTTCACCTCGAGCGCCTTGATCTTGGTGCTGCCGATGACGATGGTGTCCTCGCCCTCGAGCGTGACGTCCTCGGGCAGGCGGCCGAGGATCGAGTCGAACTTCAGCAGGTGCGCGAGAGTGGCGTTGTCGGTGAGGTCGTTGACCGCCACGATCTCGATGTCGTTGGCCTTGCCCTCGGCCTGCTGGATGGCCAGGGCCCGGTAGAAGTTGCGTCCGATGCGGCCGAAGCCGTTAACGCCAACCCGGATCGTCACGTCTGTCTCCTTGAGTTGCTTCGGGTACTCGGCGTCAGCCTAGTGGCGACGCGATCGGCGTGCGCGACCGGTCGCGTCAGATCTCGCTGTGGTTGAGCCGGGGCGATCCCGTCCGGGCGCCGCCGGATGGATCGTCGGCAAAGTTCCGTTCTGCTCGAGTGAGCCGGTGCGACCTTGATGCGGGCCAGCAGTGCGGGATCGGTGGCGGGGCACCGCGATCGCGATCTTCTCCGTGGTGATGCCGCGCAGGACGACTCGACCAGGTGACGGGTCGAGCAACGCCTAGGCGTCATCGAGCAGGTCCGGCGTGACAGCGGACTCGGTGTCCGGGATACCGTCCTGCTTGGCCTTACGATCAGCCATCGACAGCAGGCGCCGAATACGTCCTGCCACAGCATCTTTCGTCATCGGCGGGTCAGCCAGCCGACCGAGCTCCTCCAGTGAGGCCTGCCGGTGCTCGACGCGCAACCTGCCCGCTGCGGCCAGGTGCTCGGGCACCGTGTCGGCCATGATCTCCAGGGCGCGCTCGACCCGGGCGGCGGCAGCCACCGCAGCACGCGCCGACCGGCGCAGGTTGGCGTCGTCGAAGTTCGCCAGCCGGTTTGCGGTGGCCCGCACTTCGCGGCGCATCCGCCGCTCCTCCCAGGCCAGCCGGGTGTCCTGGGCACCCATCCGGGTCAGCAACGCGCCGATGGCCTCGCCGTCGCGTACCACCACCCGGTCGGTGCTGCGCACCTCACGCGCCTTGGCACTCACGCCCAGCCGGCGGGCGGCTCCGACCAGAGCCAGCGCCGCTTCCGGTCCGGGACAACTGATTTCGAGCGCCGACGAGCGGCCCGGCTCGGACAGCGAACCATGCGCCAGAAACGCTCCGCGCCAGGCGGCCTCGGCATCGCCGACGCTCCCGCCGACCACCTGAGCGGGCAGGCCGCGCACCGGGCGGCCACGCAGGTCGAGCAGGCCGGTCTGGCGCGCCAGCGCCTCACCGTCCTTGGCGACCCGGACCAGATAGCGGGTGCTCTTGCGGATCCCGCTGGCCGACAGCACGTGCACCACGGCGTTGTAGCCATAGAGGTCGTAGATGTCCTGGCGAAGCCGACGGGCGATGATGCCCAGATCCACCTCGGCTTCGACAATTACACGGCCGGACACGATATGCAGACCTCCGGCGAACCGCAGGAGCGATGCCACCTCCGCCCGGCGCGCACTCGCGGAGTTGACCACCAGCCGGCTCAGTTCGTCCTTCACCTCGGCAGTCATCGCCACGGGTCGTCACCTCTCGGTCCTCTCGGTCCCTCCACCCCGTCCCCCCGTCGCATTGCACCTGCCTCCATCGAGGCAGCGGTCGGAGCGGCAGGTGGCGGATGAACCGCTCCCCGTGTGCGCACACCGTCGAGCGCTGCGGCCAACTTCGTCGGGTCATGTAAAGGTGTACCAGGTCTGGACACGTCGGCAAACTGCACTGACGCTTCCAACAGGCTGGCCGTACGACGAAGTTGATCACGCTCCCGATCCGACGGCACCCGAGCGGCGTCCACGACGATCTCGTGCACCGAGAAATCGGGCGCATGCTGGGCTAGGACGTGCAGGTGACGCTCCGCCGAGAACCCGGCCGTCTCGCCCGGCTCGGCGGCCAGATTCAGCACCAGGGCCCGCCGCGCGGTGGTCGCCTTCAGCGCGGCCGCCAGGCCCGGCACCAGAACGTGCGGGATGACGCTGGTGAACCACGAGCCCGGCCCGAGGACGACCAGGTCCGCGGACATGATGACGTCGACGGCCTGCCGGGTGGCCGGCGGATCGCCGGGCAGCAGCCGCACCCGGCGAACCTTGCCCGGAGTGGTCGCGACCGCCACCTGGCCGCTGATCACCCGGCTCATCCGCGGATCGCTCTCCAGCCCGGCCACGTCGGCCTCGATCTGCAGGGCGATCGGGCACATCGGCAGAACCCTGCCCTTGACGCCGAGGACGCGGCCCAGTTCGTCGAGTGCGGCGACCGGATCTGCGAGTACCTCATTGAGGCCGGCCAGGATCAAGTTGCCGATCGGATGACCCGCCAGCGCGCCGCTGCCGCCGAACCGGTGCTGGATGATGGTCGCCCAGAGCCGGCCGTGTGGACTGTCGGATGCCAAGGCCGCCAACGCCATTCGCAGGTCACCGGGCGGCACGACGTCGAGCTCGCTGCGCAGCCGCCCCGAGGAGCCGCCGTCGTCGGCGACGGTGACCACCGCGGTGACATGCGGGGTCAGCCGGCGGGCCGCGGATAGCGTCGCGTACAGGCCGTGGCCGCCGCCGAGCGCGACGATCCGTGGGCTGATCTCCCCGGTCGCCGTCATTCGCGGCCCAGATCCCGATGCAGCACCCGCACCGAGAGTTGCTTGTTGCCGTCGAGCAGCGCGGCCAGCGCCTCGGCCAGCGCAACACTGCGGTGCTTGCCGCCGGTGCAGCCGATGGCCACGGTCATGTAACGCTTCCCCTCCCGGCTGTACCCGTCGACGACGAGCTTCAGCAGCTGATGGTAGGTCTGCAGGAACTCGCCGGCCCCGGGTTGGCTCAGCACGTAGTCACGGACGGCCGGATGCTGCCCGGTATGCGGGCGCAGCTCGTCGACCCAGTGCGGGTTGGGCAGGAACCGCACATCCATCACCATGTCGGCGTCCATCGGCAGGCCGTACTTGAAACCGAACGATTCGACAGTGACGCTGGTCTGGGCCACCGTCTCGCCGCCGAACGCGCGCTCGATGCTCTCCCGCAGGGCGCGCACCGACAGCGTAGAGGTGTCGATGACGAGGTCGGCCGACGCCCGCACGGGGGCGAGCATCGCCCGCTCTGCCGCGATGCCCTCGGCCAGTGTTTGGTTGCCCTGCAACGGATGACTGCGTCGGTTGTTCTCGTAGCGGCGCACCAGGATGTCGTCGGAGGCCTCCATGAACAGCACCCGCGGGTGGATGTTGCGGGTCGCGAGTTCGTTGCGTACCCAATCCAGGTCGCCGGTGAAACCGCGGGAGCGCACATCCATCACGACGGCCAGCCGGGTGATGCGCGAGCCCGCCGCCAGCCCCAGGTCGACCATCCGGGCAATGAGCTCCGGCGGCAGGTTGTCCGCCACATACCAGCCGAGGTCCTCGAGCACCTTGGCCGCGGTGCCGCGGCCGGCTCCGGACAGCCCGGTCACCAACACCACGTCGATACCCGATTCGGGTTCGCCCACCGTCTGGGTCTGCACGTCTTCGCCTGTGGTGTGATCGGTCATCGGGATACCTGCTGAGCACTCTGATCATCGCCGACCGCGTCGCCCTGCGCAGCCGATCCCACCGAATCCGCCGACCCCCCTAGCGCTTCCAGCACCGCGGCGGCCGTCGCTACCCCGATCCCGGGCACCTGGGTGATCTCCTCGACGCCGGCCTGCCGCAGCCGGGCCAGCGACCCGAAGTGGGTGACCAGCGCCTTGCGCCGGGCCTCCCCCAGGCCCCGCACCGAGTCCAGCGCCGAGGCCGTCATCCGTTTGGAGCGTTTGCTGCGGTGGTAGGAGATCGCGAACCGGTGCGCCTCGTCACGCACCCGCTGCAGCAGGTACAGACCCTCACTGTTGCGGGGCAGGATCAGCGGATCCGGCTCGGCGGGCACCCATACCTCCTCCAGCCTCTTGGCCAGCCCGATCACCGCGACGTCGTCGACACCCAGTTCGTCGAGTACGGCCTGGGCGGCGTTGACCTGGGGGGCGCCGCCGTCGACGACGTAGAGGTTGGGCGGGTAGGCGAACTTGCGCGACTTGCCTTCCGCGGTCATCTGGTCCGGGTCCTGCTGGTCGTGCACGTGGCGCAGGAAGCGCCGGCGGGTCACCTCGGCGATGGAGGCGACGTCGTCGGAACGACCTTCACCGGCGGCCTCCCGGATGGCGAAGTGCCGGTAGTCGGACTTGCGCGGCAGCCCGTCCTCGAACACCACCAGCGAGGCCACCACATCGGTGCCCTGCACGTGACTGATGTCGACGCATTCGATGCGCAGCGGCGCCTCGGCCAGGCCGAGGGACTCCTGAATGTTCTGCAGCGCAGCCGATCTCGCGGTGAAGTCACCGGCGCGCTTGAGCTTGTGCTGCTGCAGCGCCTCTTGTGCGTTGCGGTGCACGGTCTCGGCCAACGCCTTCTTGTCCCCGCGCTGCGGCACCCGTAGCGCCACCCGGGATCCGCGCAGCCCGGACAGCCAGCTGGCCAGCTCCTCGGAGTTGGCCGGCAGGCACGGCACGAGCACCTCCCGCGGTACCGGATTGGTGGATTCATCTGCAGCCGAACCTAATTCGGCCTGATCACCGTAGAACTGGGTGAGGAACTGCTCGACGAGCTGCGCTTCGGCAGATTCACCAGGGTCGCCAGGCTTCTCGACCACCCAGCCGCGTTGTCCGCGGACCCGGCCGCCGCGGACGTGGAAGACCTGGACGGCGGCTTCGAGCTCGTCGTCGGCGAAGGCCACGACGTCGGCATCGGTGCCGTCGCCGAGCACCACGGCCTGCTTCTCCAGTGCGCGCTTGAGCGCACCGATGTCGTCGCGCAGCCGCGCGGCACGCTCGAAGTCGAGTTCGGCTGCCGCGGCGTTCATCTGGTGTTCGAGCTCGCGGGCGAACCGGTCGGTCTTCCCGGACAGGAAGTCGCAGAAGTCTCCGACGATCTTGCGGTGCTCTTCGGCGCTGACCCGCGCGACGCACGGCGCCGAACACTTGTCGATGTAGCCCAGCAGGCACGGCCGTCCGATCTGGCTGTGCCGCTTGAACACTCCGGCCGAACAGGTGCGGGCCGGGAACACCCGAGTGAGCAGGTCGAGGGTTTCGCGGATGGCCCAGGCGTGCGAGTACGGGCCGAAATAGCGGACCCCCTTGCGCCGCGGGCCGCGGTAGACGAACAGCCGCGGATACTCCTCGTTGAGGGTGACCGCCAGCACCGGGTAGGACTTGTCGTCGCGGTAGCGGACGTTGAACCGCGGATCGAACTCCTTGATCCAGTTGTATTCCAGCTGCAGCGCCTCGACCTCGGTGTTGACCACCGTCCATTCCACCTTCGCGGCGGTGGTGACCATCTGGCGGGTGCGCGGGTGCAGGTTGGACAGGTCGGCGAAGTAGGACGTCAGCCGGCTGCGCAGGCTCTTGGCCTTGCCGACGTAGATGACCCGGCCGTGTGGATCCCGGAATCGGTAGACGCCCGGCTCGACGGGAATCGATCCGGGCGCCGGGCGGTACGTCGCGGGATCGGGCACGATCTTCAGGTTAATACCGGGGTCGGACGCTCCGGCCCGGCAGCCGCTACCGTGACGACGTGCCCAGCACCGGCAGCCCGCAGGCGCGCGTGACCCGCCTCACCGAGTCGGATTGGGAGCAGTTCGCTCACCTCCGGTTACGGGCGCTGTCCGACGCGTTCGGCACCGCCGACGAGCAATACCTGACCGAATCCCGGTTCTCGGCGACCAGCTGGCAACAGCGACTGCGCGATCACGCGCAGTTCGCGCTGTTCGTCACCGGAGCCGCCTGGCCGGCGACGTCGGACACCGGAGCCGCCTGGCCGGCGACGTCGGACACCGGAGCCGCCTGGCCGGCCGGACTGGTGGCCGCCCATCGGGAGAGTCCCGATAACGTCTACCTGTACTCGCTGTGGATCGATCCGCGGGTTCGCGGCCGTGGCCTGGCCCGCCGACTCGTCGGCGCCGCCCTGGACTGGGCACGCCGCGGCGGCGTTCGCACGGTGACGTTGCGGATGGCACCGGACAACCGCATCGCCCGGTCGCTCTACGAAGGTTTCGGGTTCGTCGAGGTACCCGGGCCCGGCACGGCAGAGGTGCCGATGCGGCTCAGCCTCGGCTGAGGTCGGGCCGATACTTGGCCATCAAAGAGCGCAGCGTGTCCATTGCCTCGATGGCGCGCTCACCGTCCACCGACTGGATGGCCAGCACCGGAATGTACTCGTGGTCGGCGATGTCCACCCGCGCCCACCGGGAGCCCTCTGGGAACGAGACGTCGACGACCTCGTTCCACGGGACCAGGCGTTCGAGAACCACGTTGCGTACCGCGATACCGGCCGGGCCCACCCGGACGCGCGGCAGCGCCAGCAGCAGGATGGCCGCAGCGATGATGACGCCCAGGGTCGCGACCGCCACCTGGTCGGCGGGCTGGATGATCGCCCCGGTGTACCTGAGGTTGAGCAGGAATCCGACGACGATCCCCGCCGTGGCGAGGACGAACGCGGAGACGCAGGCGAAGATCGGGGTCAGCCGGGGCCGCAGCACGACGTCCCAGTCCCCTTTGGGTCCGCTCATGCCCTGAGATGGCGCAGCGTCAGTGCGGTCGATAGCGCGGCGGCCGCAGCCTGTGCGCCCTTGTCCTCGGCCGAGCCGGGCAGCCCGGCCCGGTCGAGCGCCTGCTCCTCGGTGTTGGTGGTCAGCACCCCGTTGGCCACCGGTGTCGAGGCGTCCAGCGAGACTCGGGTCAGGCCCTGGGTGACGGCGTCGCACACGTAGTCGAAATGCGGTGTCTGGCCGCGGATCACCACACCGAGCGCAACGACGGCGTCGTGTGTACGGGCGAGTTCCTGTGCGACTACCGGGATTTCGATGGCGCCGAGCACCCTGACCACGGTCGGACTGGCGATCCCGGAGTCCTCGGCCACCCGGCGGGCGCCGTCGAGAAGGGCGTTGCAGATCTTGGCGTGCCAGGTGCTGGCCACGATCGCCAGCGACAGCTCCGAGGCGTCCATCTCCGGAAGTTCCGGGACGCCGTCACCCCCGCTCATGCGCCCGCTCCGCGAGCGTCGCGGCCGGCTGCACTCACAGGGCCCCGCCGAGATCTCCGGGGAGTCGCACCGCCTCGTTGTAGTCATCGAGCCCGGTCAGGTCGTGGCCCATCCGGTCCCGCTTGGTCGTCAGGTAGCGGATGTTCTCGGCGTTGGCGCGCACGGGCAGCGGCACCCGCTCGATGATGTGCAGTCCGTAGCCGTCCAGCCCGACGCGCTTGGCCGGGTTGTTGGTCAGCAGACGCATCGACCGCACGCCGAGATCGACCAGGATCTGCGCGCCGATGCCGTAGTCGCGGGCGTCTGCGGGCAGCCCCAGCTCCAGGTTCGCGTCCACGGTATCGGCACCCGCGTCCTGCAACTGGTAGGCCTGCAACTTGTGCATCAGGCCGATGCCGCGGCCCTCGTGTCCGCGCATGTAGAGCACGATGCCGCGGCCTTCGCGGGCCACCATCGCCAGCGCGGTGTCGAGCTGCGGGCCGCAGTCGCAGCGCCGCGAGCCGAATACATCGCCGGTCAGGCATTCGGAGTGCACGCGTACCAACACATCGTGGCCGTCGTTCTCGGGGCCGGCGATGTCGCCGCGCACCAGGGCAACGTGCTCGACCTCTTCGTAGATGCTGCTGTAGCCGACCGCACGGAACTCGCCGTACCGAGTCGGGATGCGGGCCTCGGCGATGCGCTCGATGTGCTTCTCGTGCTTGCGGCGCCACTCGATGAGGTCGGCGATGGAGATCAGCGCCAGGTCGTGCTCGTCGGCGAACACCCGCAGCTCGTCGGTCTGGGCCATCGCGCCCTCGTCCTTCTGGCTGACGATCTCGCAGATGGCGCCGGCCGGCTGCAGGCCGGCCATCCTGGCCAGGTCGACGGCGGCCTCGGTGTGGCCGGGGCGGCGCAGCACGCCACCATCCTTCGCGCGCAGCGGGACCACGTGCCCGGGCTTGGTGAAATCCTCGGCGGCACTGGACGGATCGGCAAGCAGACGCATCGTCGTCGCTCGGTCGGATGCCGAAATGCCGGTTCCGACACCATTTTTCGCGTCGACGGTGACGGTGTATGCGGTGCCGTGCTTGTCCTGGTTCACCGCATACATCGGCAGCAGGCCCAGCCGGTCGCAGATCTCGCCGTCCAGTGGCACGCACAGGTAACCCGAGGTGTAGCGCACCATGAACGCGACCAACTCCGGCGTCGCCTTCTCGGCGGCGAAGATCAGGTCGCCCTCGTTCTCGCGGTCCTCGTCATCGATGACGACGACGGCCTTGCCCGCCGCGATATCGGCGACCGCCCTTTCGACGGTGTCCAGCCTCGTCATCGTTGCCGCCTGTCCCAAGTGATGCCGCTGCACACAGTATGAACCACGTCGGCGGGCAGGTTATTGCCCACGTTCACCCAGCAGCCGTTCGACGTACTTCGCGATGACATCGACCTCGAGGTTCACCTCCGCGCCGACCGGCGCCCGGCCCAGCGTCGTCAGGGCCAGCGTGGTGGGGATCAGTGACACCTCGAACCAGTCCTGTCCCAGCGCAGACACCGTCAGCGAGATGCCGTCGACGGTGATCGAGCCCTTTTCCACGACGTAGCGCGACAGCTCGGGGGGCAGTGCGATACGCACCACTTCCCAGTGCTCGGACGGCGCGCGCGAAATCACTCGGCCCGTACCGTCGACGTGCCCCTGCACGATGTGGCCGCCCAGCCGGCTGTTGACGGCAGCAGCCCGCTCCAGGTTCACCGCGCTGCCGACATCGACAGCGGCCAGGCTCGAGCGCCGCAGCGTCTCGGCCATCACGTCGGCGCTGAACCGCCCGTCGGCCATTACCTCGACGACAGTCAGGCACACGCCGTTGACGGCGATCGAGTCGCCGCGGCCGGCGTCTGCGGTGACGACGGGCCCGCGGATGACGAAGCGGGCCGAGTCGCCCAGGTCGTCCTTGCCGACTATTTCGCCCAGCTCCTCGACGATTCCGGTGAACACGGGCCCCAATCTATCCCCCGGGCGGAACCAGCCGTTTCTCGCCGAAGAACGCGGCCACCGGGTTGCCGTTGAAATTCGGCACCTGCCGGTTTCGCGCATCTCGGCCACCGTCGCCGCCACCGGCGCGGCACCGTCGCCGTCGCTCACCGGAACATGCCGGAACTGCAGGTCACCGCCCATGCTGACACTCATACCGGCCTGGTCACGACCGGGCAACCCCGGGCTCACGCAATCGGGTCACGTCAGCTCGACCCACTACGATGCTCCTTATGCCGACGTGCCGCCGAATGTTCGCCGTCCTTGCCGCCCTCCTCGCGAGCGCCGCCCTGTTCGTGTCGGGTTGCTCCGCCTCGAAGCCCGCCGAAAACCTCCCGGACGCCCCAGGGCCGCTTCAGCAGTCCATCCAGGCCACCAAGGCCCTCAAGAGCGCCCACCTGGAGATCACCGTCAATGGCAAGATCGACGGGCTGCCCGTCAAGAAGCTCTCCGGTGACCTGACCAATGTGCCCAGCGTCGCCATCTCGGGCAACTCCACGATCTCGATGGGCGGCTCCGACGTCGACATCCAGCTGGTCGTGCTGGAGGGCACGCTGTTCGCCGCGCTGACCCCCAACAACTGGCTCGACATGGGACCGGCCGCCGACATCTACGACCCGTCGGTGATCCTGAACCCCGATACCGGTCTGGCCAACATGCTGAACAGCATCAGCGACGCCAAGTCGCAGGCCAGCGAGACGATCAACGGCGTCAACACGGTCCGGATCGCCGGCAAGGTCACCGCGGATGCGGTCAACAAGCTGATCCCGCAGATCAAGGCCACCGGCCCGATTCCCGCGACGGTGTGGATCGGCAAGGACGATCCACACCAGCTGGTCCAGGCCAAGGTCGACCCGAGCGAGGGCAGCAGCGTCCAGCTGACCCTGTCGGACTGGGACAAGCCGGTGACCGTCACCAAGCCCGCGGTCTGATCGCCGCCGGAATCTGATGTCCGAGGCACAAGACACCGCCGAAGCCGCCGCCGACCGGGCGGAGACCACCGGCCGCAGCCGCACGATCGCGATCGGAGCCGGCAGCCTGGCCGTACTGCTGGGCGCGCTCGACACCTATGTCGTCGTGACGATCATGACCGACATAATGCAAACGGTCGGTATCCCGATCAACCAGATCCAGCGGGTCACCCCGATTATCACGTGCTACCTGCTCGGCTACATCGCGGCCATGCCGCTTCTAGGCCGGCTGTCCGACCGCTTCGGCCGCAAGCTGATCCTTCAGCTCAGCCTCGCCACGTTCGCGATCGGCTCGGTGGTGACGGCGCTGTCGACCGATCTGACGATGCTGGTGATCGGCCGTCTCATCCAGGGCGTGGCCAGCGGCGCGCTGCTGCCGGTGACGCTGGCGCTGGCCGCCGACCTGTGGGCGGCCAGCAGCCGCGCTGCGGTGCTCGGCGGGATCGGCGCCGCCCAGGAACTGGGCAGCGTGCTCGGTCCGCTGTACGGCATCGGCGTGGTGGTGCTGCTCTCGAAGTGGCAGAACGTGTTCTGGATCAACGTGCCGCTCACGGTGATCGCGATGGTGCTGATCCACTTCAGCCTGCCCGCCCATGACCGCAGTGCCCACCCGCAACGGGTCGACGTGGTCGGCGGCGTGCTGCTGGCGATCGCGCTGGGCCTGGCCGTGATCGGCCTGTACAACCCCGCCCCGGACGGCAAGCAGGTGCTGCCGAGCTACGGCCTGCCACTGGTGGGCGGGGCGATCGTGGCCGCGATCGCATTCGCGGTGTGGGAGCGCTTCGCGCGCACCCGGCTCATCGAACCCGCCGGGGTGCGGTTCGTCCCGTTCCTGTCCGCGCTGGGCACCTCGATGTGCGCAGGCGCGGCACTGATGGTGACTCTGGTCAACGTCGAGCTGTTCGGGCAGGGCGTGCTGGGCAAAGACCAGACCGAGGCCGCATTCCTGTTGTTGCACTTCCTGATCGCGCTTCCGATCGGCGCCCTTCTCGGCGGCTGGATCGCCACCAAGGTGGGCGACCGGGCGGTCGCCGTCGTGGGCATGCTGATCGCCGCAGGCGCCTATTGGCTGGTGTCGCAGTGGGGTGTCGATGTGCTGACAACCCGCCACCATCTGGGCCCGGTGTCGCTGCCGGTGTTCGACACCGACCTGGCGCTGGCCGGTGTCGGACTGGGCCTCGTGATCGGTCCGCTGACGTCGGCCGCGCTTCGCGTGGTCCCCTCGGGACAGCACGGAATCGCATCGTCACTGGTCGTGGTGGCCCGGATGACGGGCATGCTGATCGGGGTCGCGGCGCTCACCGCGTGGGGTCTGTACCGGTTCAACCAGATCATCGCGACGCTGCCCAAACCCACCGGGCGCAACGTGTTCGAGATCGCCGCAAAGGTTGCCGACAACGCTCGCACCGCCTTCGCCATGCAGTACGGCTCGATCTTCTTCATCACGGTCATCGTGTGTCTGGTGGGCGCCGCGCTGGCATTGTTCATCGGCGGCCGCCAGGTCCACGCCCGTGATCGGGTACACCGTGCAGGCGTTCCGGGAGAAGCTGGGGGCCACGGGTTCCCGCGAGATCGTCGAGCACCGGCCGCTGGGCGGCGGGAGCACTAGCCCGGAATCAGGCTGAGCAGAACGTCCGGGCCGAGTGGTTCCACACTGTCGTAACGCCACCGCAGCGCGCGGGCGATGCTGGGCACCCCGACGTCGTCGACGGCGGTGATCGGACCGCCCAGCAGAATCGGCGCGACGTAGGCGAGGATGCGGTCGATCACACCGGCCCGCAGGAATGCTCCGGCCAGTGTCGGGCCGCCCTCGACGACGACGTCGGTGCGATCAGACAGCGCCCGGATGACCTCATGCGGGTCGTGGGTGCGAATGACCATGGTGCGCGAATCATCGTTGAGGACACTGGCTTCCGAAGAGATCTCCCGTTTTCCGACGACGACCCTTAGCGGCTGTCGCTCGGCCAGCGCGCCGTCCGGCAGCCGAGCGGTCAGGGTGGGGTTGTCGGCGAACACGGTCCCGGTGCCGACCACTATCGCGTCGGCGGCCGCCCGGCGCCGGTGCACATCGGCGCGCGCCGCATCACTGGTGATCCATTGCGACGAACCGTCGGCGGCCGCGCTGCGCCCGTCGACGCTGGTGGCGAATTTCCAT is drawn from Candidatus Mycolicibacterium alkanivorans and contains these coding sequences:
- a CDS encoding riboflavin synthase; translated protein: MFTGIVEELGEIVGKDDLGDSARFVIRGPVVTADAGRGDSIAVNGVCLTVVEVMADGRFSADVMAETLRRSSLAAVDVGSAVNLERAAAVNSRLGGHIVQGHVDGTGRVISRAPSEHWEVVRIALPPELSRYVVEKGSITVDGISLTVSALGQDWFEVSLIPTTLALTTLGRAPVGAEVNLEVDVIAKYVERLLGERGQ
- a CDS encoding LppX_LprAFG lipoprotein, translated to MPTCRRMFAVLAALLASAALFVSGCSASKPAENLPDAPGPLQQSIQATKALKSAHLEITVNGKIDGLPVKKLSGDLTNVPSVAISGNSTISMGGSDVDIQLVVLEGTLFAALTPNNWLDMGPAADIYDPSVILNPDTGLANMLNSISDAKSQASETINGVNTVRIAGKVTADAVNKLIPQIKATGPIPATVWIGKDDPHQLVQAKVDPSEGSSVQLTLSDWDKPVTVTKPAV
- a CDS encoding MFS transporter, giving the protein MSEAQDTAEAAADRAETTGRSRTIAIGAGSLAVLLGALDTYVVVTIMTDIMQTVGIPINQIQRVTPIITCYLLGYIAAMPLLGRLSDRFGRKLILQLSLATFAIGSVVTALSTDLTMLVIGRLIQGVASGALLPVTLALAADLWAASSRAAVLGGIGAAQELGSVLGPLYGIGVVVLLSKWQNVFWINVPLTVIAMVLIHFSLPAHDRSAHPQRVDVVGGVLLAIALGLAVIGLYNPAPDGKQVLPSYGLPLVGGAIVAAIAFAVWERFARTRLIEPAGVRFVPFLSALGTSMCAGAALMVTLVNVELFGQGVLGKDQTEAAFLLLHFLIALPIGALLGGWIATKVGDRAVAVVGMLIAAGAYWLVSQWGVDVLTTRHHLGPVSLPVFDTDLALAGVGLGLVIGPLTSAALRVVPSGQHGIASSLVVVARMTGMLIGVAALTAWGLYRFNQIIATLPKPTGRNVFEIAAKVADNARTAFAMQYGSIFFITVIVCLVGAALALFIGGRQVHARDRVHRAGVPGEAGGHGFPRDRRAPAAGRREH
- the ribD gene encoding bifunctional diaminohydroxyphosphoribosylaminopyrimidine deaminase/5-amino-6-(5-phosphoribosylamino)uracil reductase RibD: MTAPGAVEAAMRLAIAQAQRVKGTTYPNPPVGAVILSPEGEVAGVGATEPTGGPHAEVVALRDAGERAAGGTAVVTLEPCNHHGRTPPCVGALIEAGVAAVVYAVADPNPVAAGGAGRLHEAGIAVTDGVGAEAVASGPLREWLHKQRTGRPHVTWKFATSVDGRSAAADGSSQWITSDAARADVHRRRAAADAIVVGTGTVFADNPTLTARLPDGALAERQPLRVVVGKREISSEASVLNDDSRTMVIRTHDPHEVIRALSDRTDVVVEGGPTLAGAFLRAGVIDRILAYVAPILLGGPITAVDDVGVPSIARALRWRYDSVEPLGPDVLLSLIPG
- the ribH gene encoding 6,7-dimethyl-8-ribityllumazine synthase, which produces MSGGDGVPELPEMDASELSLAIVASTWHAKICNALLDGARRVAEDSGIASPTVVRVLGAIEIPVVAQELARTHDAVVALGVVIRGQTPHFDYVCDAVTQGLTRVSLDASTPVANGVLTTNTEEQALDRAGLPGSAEDKGAQAAAAALSTALTLRHLRA
- a CDS encoding PH domain-containing protein; protein product: MSGPKGDWDVVLRPRLTPIFACVSAFVLATAGIVVGFLLNLRYTGAIIQPADQVAVATLGVIIAAAILLLALPRVRVGPAGIAVRNVVLERLVPWNEVVDVSFPEGSRWARVDIADHEYIPVLAIQSVDGERAIEAMDTLRSLMAKYRPDLSRG
- a CDS encoding bifunctional 3,4-dihydroxy-2-butanone-4-phosphate synthase/GTP cyclohydrolase II; this encodes MTRLDTVERAVADIAAGKAVVVIDDEDRENEGDLIFAAEKATPELVAFMVRYTSGYLCVPLDGEICDRLGLLPMYAVNQDKHGTAYTVTVDAKNGVGTGISASDRATTMRLLADPSSAAEDFTKPGHVVPLRAKDGGVLRRPGHTEAAVDLARMAGLQPAGAICEIVSQKDEGAMAQTDELRVFADEHDLALISIADLIEWRRKHEKHIERIAEARIPTRYGEFRAVGYSSIYEEVEHVALVRGDIAGPENDGHDVLVRVHSECLTGDVFGSRRCDCGPQLDTALAMVAREGRGIVLYMRGHEGRGIGLMHKLQAYQLQDAGADTVDANLELGLPADARDYGIGAQILVDLGVRSMRLLTNNPAKRVGLDGYGLHIIERVPLPVRANAENIRYLTTKRDRMGHDLTGLDDYNEAVRLPGDLGGAL